CCACGGTTGTCTGGCCCTTGTTGATGATGGGGATTCTGGAACGAAAGAAGGCCGGCGCGGTGCGTCGCTCATGATTCGAATGGTAGGTCGACGATCGGTTCAGCTGTTCGTGTGCGGCGCCCTTCTGTGGTCTTCCTCGGTCCTTGCCGGGCCCTCATCTGAAAGCGACGTGCGGATCAGGGGGCAAGCCAACGCGCCTGTGACCTTGATCGAATATTCCGATTTCACATGCGGGTATTGTGTGAAATTTTTCAAACAGACGTGGCCGCGGATTCAAGCTCGCTATGTCGACACGGGAAAAGTTCGATTTATCTACCGCGATTTTCCACGAGGGGATCAAGGATCCGGGGTAGATGCGGCCATGGCCGCCCGATGTGCCGGTGGACAAGGGCAGTATTGGGCGATGCATGACCGATTGTTCGCCGAAGGGGGCCAATTGGGTAAGCAGGTCTATCTCCGCCATGCCGCGGCGCTCAATTTGGATCAGCCTGCGTTTGAGCGGTGTGTGAATGATGGACGGTATACGAAAGCTATTTTTGATGATCGCCAAGAAGCCAATCAATGGGGATTTCACGGGACCCCTGGGTTCATCCTTGTGCGAACGTCCAGTGAGCCGACGGATAAAGAGCCGGCGGTCGCGATCCCTGGAGCCTTTCCATTCGAGATGTTTGCGGAGGAAATCGATCGGCTTCTGGCGGGTGAAAAAAAATAGCTGAACTGTGCTGGAGCAGCGTGAGTCTTTGAGCGCACAGTTGACATCGGCGCGCAGGTACGATAGTCCTCTTCGACAATAAAGGTAGGGTGCTCCTATGGCTTCAATGCAATCGTTCTGGCCCGTCTCTCATCGTGATGATGATTTTTGGGTGTGCATGTCGTGCCTGACCGAAGTGTTCTACAGAAAAGTTCCGATGCCGGACTGTCCGTCGTGTCACGGAGTGTCGACCTACGAAGGATTTGCGTTGGAGGCGATCCGCGATTGGGGTACGGAAGAACTGATCGCCAAGGCCGTTGTCGCGCAAGAAGCAGCCACGGCTGCTCAGCCTGTCGTTGAAACCGCTGCGCCGGTTGAAGCGGCGGACTAAACCTCATCACAGACTCCGGTGAGTCTTCCAGTGCAGGATTCCCGTCCGTTCCTCGTGCATGGCCAATGGAAGTCAGGCGAGCGCGTGGCTCCCGTCGTTGATCCGTTCACCGGGAAACTTGTCGCTCAGGTGACCCAAGCCACTGAATCGGATGTCGATGAGGCCATCGCATCCACGTGCAGCGCGGCTGCCATCATGGGCCAGCTTCCGGCGCATGCCAGATACGACACTCTCCAGCAGGTTGCAGCCTTACTCTATCGACGGCGAGATGAGGTCGCGCAGACCATCACGGCGGAGGCCGGTAAGCCGATTACCGACGCGAAGCGGGAAGTCAGCCGGGCAATCCAAACCTTCACGGTTGCCGCCGAAGAGGCGCGCCGGATTCCGGGCGAGGTGGTTCCGCTGGATTGGACACCGGGCTTCGATACGCACCTTGGGCTGCTCCGTCGGTTTCCGATCGGCCCGATTCTCGGCATTACGCCCTTCAACTTTCCGCTGAACCTCGTGGCCCACAAGGTGGCGCCGGCGCTCGCCGCCGGCAATCCGATTCTGATCAAGCCGGCGCCTCAAACCCCGTTGACGGCTTTGCTTCTCGGAGAGATCGCGCTCGAAGCGGGACTTCCTCCGGGCGGGCTCAATGTGGTGCCCTGCGACAATGCCCTGGCCGAGCGGATGGTGGTCGATCCTCGATTCAAGTTGCTGAGTTTCACCGGAAGCGCCTCGGTGGGATGGATGCTGAAGGCCAAATGTGGAAAGAAAAAAGTCACGCTCGAACTCGGGGGCAACGCCGGCGTGGTCATCGAACCCGACGCCGATCTTGAGCTGGCGGCCCGGCGTTGCGCGGCGGGCGGATTTGGGTATGCCGGCCAGACGTGCATTTCGGTGCAGCGGGTCTTCGTCCACCATTCGATCGCCGATGCGTTTACGACCAAGTTGCTCATGCATGTCGCTCGATTGAAGGTGGGAGATCCGACAGACGAAGCGACGAGCATCGGTCCTCTTATCGATCACGTGGCTGCGCAGCGCGTGGAGAGCTGGATCGGAGAAGCCGTCGCGGAAGGGGCAAGGGTGCTGTTGGGTGGAAAGCGGATGGGCTCTCTCGTTGAAGCGACGGTGTTGTCGAACGTGAAGCCCGACATGAAAATCTCGTGTCAGGAGGTGTTTGGGCCGGTCGTGACCGTGACGCCGTATCGCCAGCTCAGCGAGGCCGTGGCGCTGCTCAATCAATCGGACTATGGATTGCAGGCCGGTCTTTTTACGCAGGACATCAACAAGATTTTTTACGCCTTTCGACATATGGAAGTCGGGGCGGTCTTGGCGAATGAGATCCCCACGTTTCGGGCGGATCATATGCCCTACGGTGGGGTGAAGGATTCCGGGTCGGGCCGCGAAGGCGTTCGTGCCGCGATCGAAGATATGACCGAGCCGCGCATGCTCATCTTGAATTTAAAAGACCCTTCTAATCTCTCCGAAAAAAGTGTCTAGAAGATATTGCGAAGCCAGTCCAATCTTGCTACAACAAGCGCCCGATAGTGCAGTTGATCTGGTCCGGTTTGTCTGGCTGGCGGATTGGAATAACGTCACCACGCAACCTCCGAACAACCAGACAGGCCGATCACCAGATGAAAGGGGAGATGATGGTACCTACGCATATGTTTTTAACGAGAGGAGTGGGGGTCCACAAGGAAAAGCTGACCTCCTTCGAGGAAGCGTTGCGCAGCGCCGGTGTGGCCTACTGCAACCTCGTCAGCGTGTCGTCCATTCTTCCGCCCCATTGCAAGGTTGTTCCCCGGAAGCGCGGGGAGAAACTGTTGAAGCCTGGAGAGATTACGTTTTGTGTCATGGCCCGTTCCGAAACCAACGAACGAAATCAGCTGGTTTCAGCATCCGTCGGCCTTGCGAAGCCCACCGATCTAGGCACGTATGGCTATCTGTCCGAGCACCATGCCCATGGTGAGACGGACGAGGAGACCGGAGAGTATACCGAAGATCTGGCCGCGCAGATGCTGGCGACGACGTTAGGAGTCGAGTTCGACCCGAATGTGGCTTGGAAAGAGCGTGAGCAAGTGTTCAAGATGGGTGGGAAAATCGTGAAGACCCAGAATATCACACAGTCGGCCGTCGGAAAGAAGGGGAAGTGGACGACGGTCATTGCATTGGCGGTCTTCATTCCACCGGAGAATGTCCCCGCCCGTTCTCGCAAGTAGAGGCTTGTCGGTCTTGGCTGTCCTCATACCGCCTCAGCCGTTGGTCTAACAGGGTGCTGAAAAATCTCCCAGCGGCGTTCCCCGCCTTGCCGAAACGGCTTCGCGAGGCAGGTCGCATCGCTTGGAAGTCTGTGAAGCCCGCTTCGCCAACTCAGCCCGCATCGACGAGTCTGCGAGGCGAGCTCGCCTCGATGAGTTGGCCCCGGGTCGATGAGTCCGCGAAGCGGGCGCGCCGGGGCTGGGTGGGTGAGAGAAGTCTGGCCGTTTGAGCATCCTGAAGTGATTCCGGTATTAGCACCGAACGGAAACGCGCCCATATTTTTGGCATCCATCGAGTTTTTACACAGCCTACTGATCTACGAAGAACGCCCATGACGCTTCCCGTCGGTTGGGAAGGGCCCGACCACAACTTCCTGGGTATCGAGGAACCCTGGTGTCATCCGGACCACGCGGGCGTCTACGTGTTGCCCGCTCCTTATGAGCACACCTCCAGCTATATCCGTGGATCGGACCATGGTCCGTCAGCCATTTTGGAAGCCTCGTGCCAGGTTGAATTCTACGACGAACAACTCGGGGCTGAACCGTTCCGAGAATGGGGCGGGATCGCGACCGCTTCACCCCTCGACCTCAAAGGGAGCGTCGACCGCGCGGCCGTCGAGGCCATTGAAGCGTTTGTTGCCCCGCATGTCGGAACCGGACGGTTTCTCATCACGCTGACCGGTGAACACACCGGCGCATTGGGAGCGATCCGGGCCCATGCGAAACGATATCCGCAGATGACCGTGGTGCAGATCGACGCCCATGGAGACCTGCGGGATGCCTATCAGGGCAATCCGTTCAGCCATGCCAGCGTCATGGCGCGGGTAGTGGACGATGGTTTATCACTGGTGCAGGTAGGCATCCGATCGATCAGCCGGGAAGAGGTCGCTCGTGTCGAGGCCACGGACCGGATCACAACGTTTTATGCGGCAACGATCCTTGATCCATTCGGTCCGTACCAAGGTCAGGCGTCGAACTGGATACCGGACGTAGTCGCGGCTTGCCGGACGCCCGTGTACCTGACATTCGACTGTGACGGGTTGGATGCCTCCATCGTGCCCGCTTTAGGCACTCCCGAGCCGGGTGGGCTTGGATGGTACGAGACCCTCAATCTCATCACGGCGCTGGCCAACGGGCCAGGCATCGTCGGCATGGATGTCAGCGAGATCGCCCCCATCGAAGGATTCGTGGCGCCGCAATTTTCCATTGCACGGTTGATCTATCGCATGCTCGGTCGTATCAAGGCCGGCCGTCGTGTGCATTAAGCCGGATACTGAAACAGGTCGCCCGCATCGTTCTCGTCGCATTCAGAGGCTCAACGTACCACCGGGCAAGAGCTGCCACAGCAGCTCGGGGCGGGTGGGTGAGAAAAATTACGCCTCGCCCTCTTCGCTCGCTGCGGCTGACCCGCGGAAGGGCGCGTCTAGGCGCGCCGGGGTTGGGCGGGTGAGAAGAAAAACCTGTTTGAGTATCCGGTAATAACTCAGTTCCTGTGGCGCAAACAATTCGCATCAATAAGTTCTTCACGGAACATGGAATCTGTTCCCGGCGCGAAGCGGACCGCTTGATCGAGTCCGGTGCCGTCACGATCAATGGCCGGGTGGCTCAACTCGGGGACCAGGTCGAGTCACGCGACGTCATTGCCCGAGAGGGCCGCGTCATTCCGTGGGGGAAGCCGAATCTCTATATCAAATATCATAAGCCGGTCGGCGTGACGACCACGAGCGAATCCCATGTCGTCCGCAACATCATTGCGGAGATCGGGCACCCTGAGCGAATTTTCCCGATCGGACGGCTGGATAAGGATTCGTCCGGCCTCATCTTGCTGACGAACGACGGGAACATCGTGAACGAGATTCTCCGTGTCGAATTCGGACATGAAC
Above is a genomic segment from Candidatus Nitrospira nitrificans containing:
- a CDS encoding DsbA family protein, with amino-acid sequence MIRMVGRRSVQLFVCGALLWSSSVLAGPSSESDVRIRGQANAPVTLIEYSDFTCGYCVKFFKQTWPRIQARYVDTGKVRFIYRDFPRGDQGSGVDAAMAARCAGGQGQYWAMHDRLFAEGGQLGKQVYLRHAAALNLDQPAFERCVNDGRYTKAIFDDRQEANQWGFHGTPGFILVRTSSEPTDKEPAVAIPGAFPFEMFAEEIDRLLAGEKK
- a CDS encoding aldehyde dehydrogenase family protein; translated protein: MQDSRPFLVHGQWKSGERVAPVVDPFTGKLVAQVTQATESDVDEAIASTCSAAAIMGQLPAHARYDTLQQVAALLYRRRDEVAQTITAEAGKPITDAKREVSRAIQTFTVAAEEARRIPGEVVPLDWTPGFDTHLGLLRRFPIGPILGITPFNFPLNLVAHKVAPALAAGNPILIKPAPQTPLTALLLGEIALEAGLPPGGLNVVPCDNALAERMVVDPRFKLLSFTGSASVGWMLKAKCGKKKVTLELGGNAGVVIEPDADLELAARRCAAGGFGYAGQTCISVQRVFVHHSIADAFTTKLLMHVARLKVGDPTDEATSIGPLIDHVAAQRVESWIGEAVAEGARVLLGGKRMGSLVEATVLSNVKPDMKISCQEVFGPVVTVTPYRQLSEAVALLNQSDYGLQAGLFTQDINKIFYAFRHMEVGAVLANEIPTFRADHMPYGGVKDSGSGREGVRAAIEDMTEPRMLILNLKDPSNLSEKSV
- a CDS encoding pyruvoyl-dependent arginine decarboxylase; translated protein: MMVPTHMFLTRGVGVHKEKLTSFEEALRSAGVAYCNLVSVSSILPPHCKVVPRKRGEKLLKPGEITFCVMARSETNERNQLVSASVGLAKPTDLGTYGYLSEHHAHGETDEETGEYTEDLAAQMLATTLGVEFDPNVAWKEREQVFKMGGKIVKTQNITQSAVGKKGKWTTVIALAVFIPPENVPARSRK
- the speB gene encoding agmatinase, which translates into the protein MTLPVGWEGPDHNFLGIEEPWCHPDHAGVYVLPAPYEHTSSYIRGSDHGPSAILEASCQVEFYDEQLGAEPFREWGGIATASPLDLKGSVDRAAVEAIEAFVAPHVGTGRFLITLTGEHTGALGAIRAHAKRYPQMTVVQIDAHGDLRDAYQGNPFSHASVMARVVDDGLSLVQVGIRSISREEVARVEATDRITTFYAATILDPFGPYQGQASNWIPDVVAACRTPVYLTFDCDGLDASIVPALGTPEPGGLGWYETLNLITALANGPGIVGMDVSEIAPIEGFVAPQFSIARLIYRMLGRIKAGRRVH
- a CDS encoding pseudouridine synthase — protein: MRINKFFTEHGICSRREADRLIESGAVTINGRVAQLGDQVESRDVIAREGRVIPWGKPNLYIKYHKPVGVTTTSESHVVRNIIAEIGHPERIFPIGRLDKDSSGLILLTNDGNIVNEILRVEFGHEREYLVQVDRPFDQSFLDRMAGGVDILGSATRPCRMARVGRDRFGIILTEGRNRQIRRMCHALGYRVIQLHRTRIMHITVKGLRAGEWKELTREEREQLFAAVGRGAG